One genomic window of Manduca sexta isolate Smith_Timp_Sample1 unplaced genomic scaffold, JHU_Msex_v1.0 HiC_scaffold_1712, whole genome shotgun sequence includes the following:
- the LOC119191622 gene encoding neurofilament heavy polypeptide-like, whose protein sequence is MADMGLSLPEGRTPSEKAIVAKVKAAPRHPMVHSEKLRKARAAGLMTPLEGKSPAQKEKILKGLAMHGIPLPEGKTSSEKKLVDQVRKDLGLPPEPKTAAEKENYARGVAAGIIVPLEGKTAAQKKKILSDMADAGIPLPEGRTPSEKALVAKVKAAPRAPPIPSERLKKAKAAGLLTPLEGKSPAQKENILKGLAMHGIPLPEGHTSSDKKLVEKVRGELGLPPEPKTSEERVNFAKAMAAGVIVPLEGKTPAEKEKILTDMADMGVPLPEGRTASEKALVAKVKAAPRAPRIPSEKLKKAKAAGLLTPLEGKSPAQKEKIIKGLAMHGIPLPEGKTASEKKLISKVRGQLGLPPEPKTPSEKEKFAKAHAAGLIVPLEGKSPAEKEKILRGMADMGIPLPVGRTPSEKALVARVKAAPRALSILGPPSERLRKAKAAGLVTPLEGKTPEQKEKIVKGLAMHGVPLPEAKTPSEKKMFDKLRTDLGLPPEPKTPEDKENYARAQAAGLIVPLEGKTPAQKEKILKGMVHMGVPLPAGRTPSEKSLIARVKAAARAPSLAGIPSEKLRKARAAGLLTPLEGKTPDQKEKILKGLAMHGVPLPTAKTPAEKKIMDKVRADLGLPPTPKTAADKERYGKAAAAGILVPLEGKTPQEKEKILRAQAEWEYRFQKGGRHLKKL, encoded by the coding sequence atgGCTGACATGGGCCTATCTCTTCCCGAAGGACGCACACCTTCAGAGAAAGCAATCGTTGCAAAGGTAAAAGCTGCCCCTAGGCATCCTATGGTACACTCAGAAAAGTTACGAAAAGCTAGGGCAGCAGGGCTTATGACGCCACTTGAAGGAAAATCTccagcacaaaaagaaaaaatactaaaaggTTTAGCAATGCACGGCATCCCGTTACCAGAAGGAAAAACATCATCAGAAAAAAAGCTTGTCGACCAAGTACGCAAAGATCTTGGCCTTCCACCAGAACCTAAAACTGCTGCAGAGAAAGAAAATTATGCAAGAGGTGTGGCAGCAGGAATTATTGTCCCACTAGAAGGGAAAACAGCAGctcaaaaaaaaaagatattaagtGACATGGCAGATGCGGGTATACCTCTTCCAGAAGGTCGTACGCCATCAGAAAAAGCGCTCGTTGCAAAAGTAAAAGCAGCTCCTAGAGCACCTCCTATACCATCGGAAAGGCTTAAAAAAGCTAAAGCAGCTGGACTTTTAACTCCTCTAGAAGGCAAATCTCCAGcccaaaaagaaaatattttaaaaggtcTAGCTATGCATGGCATACCGTTACCTGAAGGGCATACTTCTTCAGATAAGAAACTCGTAGAAAAAGTTCGTGGCGAACTAGGTCTCCCACCAGAACCAAAAACTTCAGAAGAAAGAGTAAATTTTGCCAAAGCAATGGCAGCAGGGGTTATTGTACCATTGGAAGGAAAAACTCCCGCAGAAAAGGAAAAAATTCTTACTGATATGGCTGATATGGGCGTTCCATTACCAGAAGGACGAACAGCTTCTGAAAAAGCACTTGTCGCTAAAGTTAAAGCAGCTCCTAGAGCTCCACGAATACCATCAGAAAAGCTGAAAAAAGCTAAAGCTGCTGGTTTGTTAACTCCACTGGAAGGTAAATCTCCTGCacagaaagaaaaaattataaaaggttTAGCCATGCATGGTATACCTCTGCCAGAAGGAAAAACAGCAtcagaaaaaaaacttattagcAAAGTCCGTGGCCAACTCGGTCTGCCGCCTGAACCCAAAACACCGTCCGAAAAAGAAAAATTTGCAAAAGCGCATGCTGCTGGCCTTATAGTACCCTTAGAAGGAAAATCACCTGCAGAGAAAGAGAAAATCTTGCGAGGTATGGCAGATATGGGTATTCCCCTTCCTGTTGGAAGAACACCATCTGAGAAAGCACTCGTAGCAAGGGTGAAAGCCGCTCCCAGAGCTTTATCTATTTTAGGACCACCTTCAGAAAGGTTAAGAAAAGCCAAAGCGGCAGGATTAGTAACTCCACTAGAAGGAAAAACACctgaacaaaaagaaaaaattgtgaAGGGTTTAGCGATGCACGGCGTACCACTACCTGAAGCCAAAACACcctctgaaaaaaaaatgtttgataaattaCGCACTGACCTTGGTCTTCCACCAGAACCAAAGACACCCgaagataaagaaaattatgcGCGTGCCCAAGCTGCAGGTCTCATTGTGCCCTTAGAAGGTAAAACCCCAgctcaaaaagaaaaaattctgAAAGGAATGGTTCACATGGGCGTGCCGCTTCCTGCAGGGCGTACGCCATCGGAGAAATCGCTTATCGCGAGAGTTAAGGCCGCAGCAAGAGCGCCTTCGTTAGCTGGAATTCCTTCAGAAAAACTCCGAAAAGCAAGAGCAGCTGGATTACTTACTCCACTGGAAGGTAAAACACCAGATCAAAAGGAAAAAATTCTTAAAGGGCTAGCAATGCACGGTGTTCCTCTTCCTACAGCTAAAACACcggctgaaaaaaaaataatggataaAGTGCGCGCTGATCTTGGTCTACCACCAACACCCAAAACAGCAGCAGATAAGGAAAGATATGGCAAAGCGGCTGCTGCAGGTATTTTAGTTCCACTAGAAGGCAAGACTCCACAGGAAAAAGAAAAGATTCTTAGAGCTCAAGCTGAATGGGAATACCGCTTCCAGAAGGGCGGACGCCATCTGAAAAAGCTATGA